ATTTGTCCGCCAGCGATGGCGGTAAGTGAATTCGGGACGAGTGGCAAACTGCATCAATTCATCAAGTAGTCGCAGGCTGTCTTCCTTGTTCATCTGACCGATATGAGAAATATGAGATGCTAAGTACAGCGACTTACGACCTGTGGCTGGATGCGTTCTGACGAGAACCTGCTGTACCGGGGGTTGGCGCTGGCACCAGTCGTCTGGAACCGAGTCAACTTTGAAACCGGTCAGCATCCGTGAGTGGAAATAGTCATGCGTTGCAATTAAGGGTTCAAACTCCACTTTCCTCTCATTTTCTAAAGCATCCCAAGCCGCACGCATATCTGCAAATTCTGTTGCTCCACCGACAGGAGTCACTTCTTGAGCTGAGAGTATCGATGTAGGTGGCTACATATGGCGAGATGCATACTCTTTAAAAATCTCCACCATACAGAAATTATGCACTCGTAAGTTGAACGATTACAAATCAAAAGGGGGGATTTTCCCTTCAACTCACAAAAAACTTCCTTTAGGCTTCAGCAACCAGTGCGATGTCCCCATGACCGGTTTCGTACTGCACCTTTCTCGTGCCGATGGATTCTGCTCAGTTGCCCCTTGATCGCCAGCGTCCGCTTAATGATGAGGAAGTCGATGAGAGCCGCTTTCCCTTGGGAGTCCGCAAGCGCGTCGATGCTGGACTTGTTGGTGCGTTGTGCGGTCAGAAATCGTGGCATGCCTCTACCCTGGGGTTGTTGTTTTCATCTGTTCAGAAAACCACCATTTTCCGAATACATCGGCGAATGCGACAACATGAAATGAACCTGCTGCAACCGCCTGGAACACGCGAGGGTACGATCATGAAAACAGTAAGCGCCACCGTCCCTGTGACTGTGAAGGCAGAAGTGGCTACCGTCCTGGCCGAACACGGCATCAGCATGACGGCCTTCGTGCGTCAGTTGCTGACCCGTGTGGCGGCCCGCGATGCTGAAACGCTGGCATGGCTCGATGAGGCCCGCAGATGACCAAGCCGCGTTACACGTTGGACGAACTGCTGGCTGGAGCCGAAACCTCCGGGGCCTACCCGTTATCGCCTGAAGAACGAGAATGGGTTGATGCCCCGGCAGTTGGCCGCGAGGTGTTGGTCGAGGACTTGCAAAGCGCGCAAGCCATACATGCGTATCTGGCCCACGCCGAGGCCTCTGGTGACGCGGCCTATATTGAGCACGCCCGCGAAATCGCGGCCCAGGCAAAGATCAGCATCAGGGGTGAGCCATAGCGGTCGTGTTTAGGGTCAAACCCCAGATCTGCTGAATATCATCGCTTGGTACGACTAAGGTGGGCAGATGCACCCCATTGAGCGTGCCGCCGAACTGCGCACTCGTTTAGTGAGGGTTCACCCGTTCGTTGATGGCAATGGCCGCACCGCTCACCCGCTGCTGAACTTCGAACTTCCTTCATGTGCATGCCCAACATTCGCTCCCACAGCGGGTTTTGTGGATCGATAGCCTGCGCAGGCTCCAATCGATTGGCTCGAAAAGGCAACGATTTCGATGATGGCAGAACGACCATGTGGTTCGCATAGCCATCTGCCATGGGGAACCGAACCGTTTTGAAACCTTAAGGTTGCAAAAATCCAGCTACCATGAGATTATAGCGCTCGTGTTGTCCATTAAAAGTTACATTATGAAGATGCTCAAGTCCATGTACGCTTTGTCTCCGATGATTGCGAAAGCACGCAAAGAAAAGGGGATGACACAAGCCGCGCTGGCTCAAGCCATTGG
This sequence is a window from Orrella marina. Protein-coding genes within it:
- a CDS encoding helix-turn-helix domain-containing protein, with amino-acid sequence MTKPRYTLDELLAGAETSGAYPLSPEEREWVDAPAVGREVLVEDLQSAQAIHAYLAHAEASGDAAYIEHAREIAAQAKISIRGEP
- a CDS encoding Fic family protein, with translation MHPIERAAELRTRLVRVHPFVDGNGRTAHPLLNFELPSCACPTFAPTAGFVDR
- a CDS encoding TauD/TfdA dioxygenase family protein, whose translation is MTPVGGATEFADMRAAWDALENERKVEFEPLIATHDYFHSRMLTGFKVDSVPDDWCQRQPPVQQVLVRTHPATGRKSLYLASHISHIGQMNKEDSLRLLDELMQFATRPEFTYRHRWRTNDVVIWDNRCTMHRGRPFNESDRRAMRRATVQDSAPTVAADPALA